The sequence below is a genomic window from Micromonospora aurantiaca ATCC 27029.
GCGGGAACTTGTGCGCGTGGTTGACGATCTGCTCGAAGACCAGGAACAACAGCGACGGGATCTGGAACTCCACCACCGGGCGGGCCCCGGCCAGCGCCGCGCCGGTGGCGAAGCTGGTGAACGCCTGCTCGGACAGGGGGGTGTCGCGGACCCGTTCCGGGCCGAACTTCTTCAGCAGGCCGGTGGTGACGTTCGCGGCGGCCACCCGGATGTCCTCGCCGAGCACCACGACCGACTCGTCGCGGGTCATCTCGTCGGCGAGCGCCCGGGTGAGCGCCCTGCGGTAGGAGAGCCGGGGCATCAGCCACCTCCGGTCCGGGCGGTGAGCCCGCTGGCGTACAGGTGGTCCAGGGCGGTCGCCGGGTCGGGGTGCGGCCCGGCGAGCGCGTAGTCGACGGCGGCGTCCAGTTCCGCCTCGACGGCGGCGTCCACCTCGGCCCGTACCGCCGGGTCGAGCCGTGCTCCGGCGATGTCCACCGGATCGCGGGACCGGCCCTCGGCCACCTCCTCCGGCGGTCGGTAGTCGAGGCGTACCTGATGTTCGAAGGTGTGGTGGGCGTCGAAGCGGTAGGTGCGGGCCTCGACCAGCTCGGGTCCGCCGCCGGCGCGCATCCGCGCGACGGCGGCGGCGGTGACCTCGCGTACCGCCTCGGGGTCCTGCCCGTCGACGGTGGCCGCCGGCATGCCGAACGCGGCGGCCCGCCCGGCGATGGTGCCGGCGACCGCGCCGTCGACCGGCATGGTGGTGGCGTAGCCGTTGTTCTCGCAGACGAACAGCACCGGTATCCGCCAGAGCGCGGCCAGGTTGAACGCCTCCAGGAGCATGCCCTCGTTGACCGCGCCGTCGCCGAAGAAGGTGGCGCCGACGATGTCGGCACCGCGCCGCCGGCGCTCCCACACCGCTCCGGTGAGGATCGCCCCGGCGGCCCCGACGATGGCGTTGGCGCCGAGGACGCCGACGCCGAAGTCGGCGGCGTGCATCGACCCGCCCCGGCCCCGGTTGAGCCCGGTGACCCGGCCGCACAGTTCGGCCAGCATCCGGGCCGGGTCGGCACCCTTTGCGAGCACGTGCCCGTGCCCGCGGTGGGTGCCGGTGACCAGGTCCTCGCGGTCCAGCGCCGCGCAGACGCCGGCGGCGATCCCCTCCTGACCGAGGTACGGGTGGATGCCGCCGACGATCTCCCCGGCGCGGACCAGCTCGATCGCGCGTTCCTCGAAGCGGCGGATCAGCCGGACCGTCCGGTAGAGCCGGAGCGGGTCGGAGCCGGTCACGCCGGACGGCCCTCCTTGACGGCGGCGAGGATGTCGTCCCAGAGGCGGGCGCGGGCGGCGAGCGCGGCGTTCACCGTGTCGGCGCACTCCTGCCACTTGGTGTCGTCGTCGCCGCACAGGTCGGCCAGCATCTGCATGGCCATCGGGGTGTGCTGCTCGCCGTCGACCTCGATGTGCCGCTCCAGGTAGTCGACGAACTTGTTGAGCCTGTTGCTGCGCTCGTTGACGGCGACGACCTGGGTGAACATCTCGGGGATGAGGTCCTCGCGGCCGAACGCGAACGCCGCGGCCTGGCAGTGCACAGGGGTGGTCTCGATGATGCGCCAGGTGGTGCCGGCGAACGCGGCGGACGCCGCGGGGACGCCGGCGGCGCCGAGCGCCTCGGTGACCGGGGTGCCGTCGCGCAGCAGGTCGACGAGCTTGTTCACGGCTGTGGTGTCGGCGCCGGCCTCGGTCATGCCCTGCACGTACAGCTCGAAGTGGCTGATGTAGCCGTCGCCGAGTTCGTCGCTCTCCTCGACCATGACGATGTCGTTGATGAGGCGGCGGCTGCCGGTCGGGCCGGTCGGGATCCACGGCACCGTGACGCAGGTGAGCTGCCGCTGCAACGACTTCAGCAGGGACATGAAGTCCCAGACGGCGAAGACGTGGTGCTCCATGAACGTGACGAGCGCGTCGTGGGTGTCGAGGTTGGCGTAGAGGGGGTGCTTGACCACCACGTCGCGGCGCTCGGTCACCGCCCGCTCCAGCCGCTCGATGCCCGGGTGCGTCTTACCCCAGTCGTACCGTGACATTGTCAGCCTCCCTGCTGGGCGCGGTCGCGCCAGATGACCGGGCAGTAATCGGGGTCCGCGTAGTCCGGCCGGCCCTCGTGGGTGCGGCGGACCAGCACGTCGTGGTTGTACGCGGCGAGGGTGCCGTCGGAGAGCGGATACTCCCGCCAGGCGTTGTCGCCGTCCTGCAGGTGCAGCGAGACGGCCCGGCGGGGCCGGCCGCTGACGTTCGCACCGCTGCCGTGGTAGGTGCGGCAGTGGTGGAAACTCATGTGTCCCTTGGGGATCACCATGGGGATCTTGCGGATTTCGGCGCCGTTGTACGCCGCGTTCTCGGCGAGCATCACCTCGAGCTGGTCGCGGTCCCGGTCGGCGAAGTGCCGGACCACCGTGTCGTCGGCGCCGATCTCCCGCCAGCGGTGGGAGCCGTCGACCATGGTGATGGTGCCCATCTCCTCACCGCAGTCGTGGAACGGGATGAACGCGGTGAGCATGTTCTCCGACGACGAGGACGCCCAGTAGTGCTTGTCGAAGTGCCAGGGCACGATGTTCGACGGCTCGCCGGCGATCGGCGGCTTCCAGATCAGCGTGGACTGGAAGATCCGGATCTCGGCGGCGCGGGCCAGCCGGGCGGCGACCGCACCGATCAGCGGCTTGCGCAGGATGCGGGCGATGCCGTCGTGCTCGTGGTGGACGTAGTCGTTGTGCCGCTGCACGTCACCCTTGGAGGGCTCCCAGTAGGCCAGCTTCGGCGGGCGTACCGGCAGGCGGCGGTCACGGTCCCCGGCGTAGTAGCTGTCGGTGGCGGCGACGAGTTCGTCCACCTCGTCGTCGGTGAGCAGCTTCTTCGACAGGTACCAGCCGTGCTCGGCGTAGTGCCGGACGTCCTCGTCGGAGGGAAGCAGCGCCTCCTCCTCGGCGGTCAGCCCGGGATCGATGGTGGTCATGCCCCAACCCCTCCGGCCGCGACGCCGGGGGTCGCCCCCGCCGCGGCCAGCTCGCGTTCCTTCGCTTCGTAGAGCGCCTTGATGTTGCCGCTGCCGAAGGTGCGCGCCCCGCGCCGCTCGATGAGTTCGAGGAAGAGCGTGCGGCGCACGTGCATCGACTCGGTGAAGATCTGCAGCAGTTGCCCGTCGTGGTCGGAGTCGACCAGGATGCTCAGCTCGCGCAGCCGGTCCACCGGCGCGTCCAGCCGGCCGACCCGCTGCTCCAGCCCGTCGTAGTAGGCGCCGGGCGTGCTGGCGAACCGCACCCCGCGCCCGGCGAGCGCGCCCACGGCGGTGACGATGTCGTCGGTGCGCAGGCCCAGGTGCTGCACCCCGGCCCCGGCGTGCCAGCGCAGGAAGTCCTCGATCTGCCCCGGCCGGGCGCCGGTGTCCGGCTCCAGCAGCACGAAGGTGACAGTCCCGGACGGGCTCTGCACCACCTTGGAGTTCATCGCCTGGCCGGCGACCTCGATGTGCTCGGTGAAGATGTCGGCGAAGCCGAACACCTTCTCGTAGTGCGCGACGGTCTCGTCGAGCTGCCCCGGCGGCACGCAGATCGCCAGGTGGTCCACCTCGGCGAGCAGCGTGTCCGTGCCGTCGGGCGCGGTCACCGGCTCGATCGCGCCGGGCAGGAACACACCCGGGTCGCCGCGCCGCTCGACGAGGCGGTGCACCACGTCGCCGAAGCCGCCGACCTCGGCCACCACCACCTCGGCGTCCGCGCCGGTGAAGGTGCGCGGCGGGCTCAGCGCCGTCGCGCCGCGGTCCACCAGCTCGGCGTACGCCCCGGCGGCGTCGTCCACGGCGAGCGCCACCACGGCGATGCCGTCGCCGTGCCGGTGCACGTACGTGGCCGCCGGGTGCTCGGCGGACAGTCCGGTGGTCAGCAGCAGCCGGATGCCGGCCTGGGCCAGCAGCAGGGAGCGCTGCCCGTCCAGCCCGGTCTCCGGACCGCCCTGCCCGCACAGCCGGAAACCGACCGCGTTGTCGAAGTAGAAGGCCGCCTGCCGGGCGTCCCCCACGTACAGTTCGAGATGATCTATCCCGTTGATGGTCATGGGCTTCCCCTGTTCCCCCCGTGATCGCGACCCGGACGGACGCCCGGGACTGGAGTCCGGTCAGCCCGCGGCCGGGGTGGCGGCCCGGCGGGCCGGCCCGGAGAGCCGGCGCAGGAGCAGACTGACGTTCTGGCCGCCGAACCCGAACGAGTTCGTCAGCGCGTGGCCGGCCCGGGTGGGCCGGGGCACGGCGCGGACGTGGTCCGCCTCGCACTCCGGGTCCGGGTCGTCCAGGTGGTAGGTGGGTGGCAGCAGGCCACTGTCGAGCGCCAGCGCGGTGGCCGCGGCCTCCAGCACCCCTGACGCGCCGAGCAGGTGCCCGGTGAGCGCCTTGGTGGAGCTGACCGGCACGCCGCCGGTGCCGAACACCTCGGCCAGCGCGGTCGTCTCGGCGATGTCACCGAGCTTGGTGCCGGTGCCGTGCGCGTTGACGTACCCGACGTCGGCGGGCCCGACCCCGCCGGCCGCCAGCGCGCGGCGCATGCACGCCGCCGCTCCGGCGCCGTCCGGCCGCGGCGCGGTCGGGTGGTACGCGTCGGTGTTCGCCCCGAAACCGGCGACCTCGGCGTAGCCGCGCACACCCCGGCCGTCGGCGTGCCCGGCGCGCTCCAGCACCAGCAGCGCCGCGCCCTCGGCCAGCACGAAACCGTTGCGCCGCTTGTCGAACGGGCGGCTCGCCTCGGTCGGTTCGTCCCAGCCCCGGGCCAGCGCCCGGGCGTTGCCGAACGTGTCGGCGAACGTGCCGAACAGCGGCGCCTCGCTCGCCCCGCACACCACCACGTCGGCCTCGCCGGAGCGGATGAGGCGTACCCCGTCGGCGACGGCCTGGGCACCGGAGGCACAGGCCGTGCCGACCGACGAGCTGTAGCCGCGGATGCCGTGCGCGATGGCGATCCGCGCCGATGGCATGTTCGGCAGGATGCCGGTGAGCAGGTACGGGCTGACCGCCGCCCGGCCCCGGGCGGCCCGCGCCAGCACCTGGCCCTCCAGCGTGGACATGCCGCCGACGCCGCCGACGATCACCGCGATGCGCTCCGGGTCGACGTCGCGGCCCACCTCGATGCCGGCGTCGGCGAGCGCCTCGGCGGCGGTGATCAGGGCGAGCAGCACCACCCGGTCGAGCACCTTCGTCTCCGGTCCGGAGGCGACGCTGCGCGGGTCGATGTCCGGCAGCACCCCGGCCACCTCCAGGCTGCCCGCCGCCGGGTGTCCCTCGGGCGGGCGGCGCAGCCCGGACCGGCCGGTGATCAGCGCGTCGAACGTGTCCGCCACGCCGCGCCCGGCCGGGGTGAACAGGCCCATGCCGGTGATGACGGCGGTCACGACGGCGCCTCGGTCAGGTAGCGCTCGCGCAGCGCCACCTTGCGGACCTTGCCGGTCACGGTGACCGGGATGTCGTCGGCGCGTACCGGGACGATCCGGCGCAGCGTGGCTGCCACGTCCGGGCCGAGCGCGGTACGGATGCGCTCGGTGCGGTCCGCCTCCGGGTCGGCGCCGGCGGCCAGCTCCAGCAGCACGTCGGTGGTGACTGTGCCGTCGTCCGCCTTGACGATCACCACAGTGCAATCGGTGACGTCGGGGCAGGCGGCGAGGATGCGTTCCTCGGACAGCGCGGTGAAGAACCGCTTCCCGTCGCCTGCCTCGACCGAGTCGACCGCCCGGTCCAGGTGGTAGTAGCGGCCGTCCTCGTCGGCGTACACCAGGTCGCCGGTGAGGTACCAGCCGCGCAGCCGGAACCGGTACGTGGTGACCGAGTCGTTCCAGTAGCCGCGGAACAGCGACGGCGAGTCGATGCCGAGCCAGCCGACCTGCCCGGGCGGCAGCTCGTTGCCGTCGGCGTCGAGCACGGCGACCTTGGCGAACCGGTACGGGCGGCCCACGCAGCGGCCGTACCGGTCGGTGTCGGTGGTGTGGGTGATGTGGAACATCGAGTGGCCCATCTCGCTGGAGCCGAGCCCGTCGATGAACACCGACCCGGGTACCCGGGTCACGCCGCCACGCGTCACCACGTCGCGGGAGCCGACAGCGACCAGCCGCCGTACGTGCGGCTCGTGCGAGCAGTCGCCGGTGTTGAACCACAGCCGCACCGAGTCCAGGTCGTAGCCGGACAGGTCGAAGCGGGCCAGCTCGGCCCAGGTGACCGAGAAGCCGAACACGCCGTCCGGGCGCCACCGCTGGATCGCGTCCAGCACCCGCTCACCGCCCTGGTCGGAGAGCAGGAACATCTCCGCCCGGTTGCCGAGCGCCTGGTTGACCATGAGCACTGTGGCGGTGTGCGGGGCCGGCAGCGCGTTGAGGATGCGTGTGGTGCCCTGTGCCTGCGGCATGGACAGCAGGTGGCGGGTGGCGGCGAACAGGCTGGCGTGCGAGTGCAGCACCGCCTTCGGCACACCGGTGGTGCCGGAGGTGTGGGTGATCACGATCGGGTCGTCCGGGTGGTGCCGGTAGTGTGCGGGTGCCGTGTCGGGGTCGCCGGTGCCGGCCTGCGCGGGCTCGCCGAGCATCGGCGCGCCCAGGTCGTGCCCGGCCAGCGCCTCGGCGTGCGCGGCGTCGGCGAGCACCCCGGCGGCGCGCAGCCGGCGGATGTACTCGGCGGCGATCTCGGGACGCAGCCTGCCGTTCATCAGCGCCGGGACGGCGCCGAGGCGGGTCAGCGCCAGGAACGACAGCACCATGTCGGCGGCGGTGCCGGCCCAGACCGCGACCGGGTCGCGGGGTTTCACCCCGCGTTCGTGCAGCCACGCCGCCCGGGCGGCGACCATCCGGTCGAGCCGGCCCAGGGTCAGCGGGGTCTCGGCCGGGTGGCCGTCGATCTCGGTGTCGAACGTGAGCCCCGGCCCGTCCGGGTCGGCGCCGTGGGCCAGCACCCGGGCGAGCACGTTGCCCGCGCCCAGCTCGGCGTCGGCCGCGAGCGCGCCGCGTAGTCCCTTCGTCCTCATTGACGTGTTCCCTCCCCCAGCAGCACCGCGGTCGCCTCGCCCGGCGTACCGTCCGGTGCCAGTTCGATCAGGATCAGCAACGCCTGTGCGGCGTCGCCGTCGTACAGCAGCAGGTCCGCCTCGGCCTCCCCCTCGGCCCGCGCGTCGCCGGTGGGGCTCAGGCACACCACCGGCCCGTCCAGTCCCCAGCGCGCCGCGACGTGCCCGGCCACGCTGTTCGGCACCGACTGGAAGAAGAACAGCGGCCCGATCCGCCCGCCCGCGGCCACAGTGGCGCGTACGTGCGCCGCCCCGGCGGTGTCCCCACCGGCGCTGACCAGCACCACAGCCGTCCGGTTGCCCGGCGGCAGCGGCCCGGCGCCGTACCGCCGCGCGAGGCAGCGCTGCGCCACCGCGGCCACCAGCGGCGCGAACGGCGAGTGCACGAACCCCGGCACCCCGGCCGGCCCCGCGCCCCCGTCCCCGTCCTCGGGCCACCGCGCCTCCGCGAGCACCACGACCCCCCCGTCGCGCGATCTTGCGGTTGGTGCCCCGGGCGCGGGCGTTGTGCCCGGTTCGCCGGGGCCGTGAGTGCAAGATCGCGGGAGGTCGGGGTGGGGGGCGGGGGCGGTCATGAGGTGCTCACCAGGAGGGCCGTGTCGGCGCCGCCGAAGGCGGCGTTGAGGGTCAGGGCGTGTTCGGTGCGCGCGGGGCGCGGGGCGTCGCGGATGACGTCCAGCGGGCACTGCGGGTCGGGGCCGAGCCAGCCGGCGGTGACCGGCAGCTTGCCGTGCCGCAGGGCCAGCACGGTGACCAGCAGTTCCAGCAACCCGGACGCCTCCAGCGCGTGCCCGTGCACCGACTTGGTGGAGCTGACCGGCAGCCGCCCGGCGTCCTCGCCGAACACCCGGGTCAGCGCCGCCGCCTCGGAGGCGTCGCTGAACGGGGTGCCGGTGGCGTTGGCGTTGACGTAACCGATCGCGTCCGGGGGCAGCCCGCCCCGGCGCAGCGCCGCCTCGACCGCCCGGGCCAGCCCGAGCCCGTCCGGGTGCGGCTGGCACGCGTGGTACGCGTCCCCCGCCCGGCCCCACCCGGCCACGCTCGCCAGCGTCTCGGCGCCCCGCCGGGCGGCGGCGCCCGCCGACTCCAGCACCACGGCGGCCACCCCGTCGCCCAGCAGCAGGCCCTTGCGCCCGGCGCTGAACGGGCGTACCGCGCCGTCGGCGGCGAGCGCCCGGCCGGCGTCGAAGAGCGCGTACTGGTCCGGTTCGACCAGGTAACCGGCCGCGACCACGACCCGCTCCAGGTGGCCCCGGCGGATCAGCGCCGCCGCGTCGGCGACCGCGCTGCTCGCCGACACGCACGCGGTGGTGTAGATCCGGGTACGCCCGCCGAGGCCGCACCGTGCGGCCAGGTGACCGGCGAGCGCCGGCACCGTCGGCTCGTCCCACCCCTGCGGTACGGGCAGCGAGTACGGCCCGCCGTGGGTGGCCAGGAACAGCGCCGACTCCGCCCGCCCGGCCCGGTCCAGTCCGGCGGCCCGGGCGGCGGTGTCGATCGCGTCGGTCAGCTCGCCGGCGAGCGTGCCGACGTCCGGCAGGGTGGCCGCCACCGTCACCCGGCGGCCGGTGGTGTCGAAACGGCGCACCGGCGCGAACGCCGGGGTGCCGGTGAGCACTCCGGCCAGCAGCGCGTCGGCGCCCCTGCCGAGGGCGCTGAGCGCGTAGGTGCCGGTGATCCGTACGGTCTCCCGCTCAGCCATCTGCGGGAGCGGTGAGAGAGCCACGGAACACCGCGAGCGCGTCGTCGACGGTGCGGATGCCGGCGAGTTCGTCGTCGCTCAGGTCCAGCCGGCGGTCGTAGCGCTGCTCGACCATGTGCACCAGCCAGGCCAGCTCCATCGAGCCGAGCCGGTCCGGCACCTGGTCGGCGGGTTTCGCGGTCAGTTCGGCGAGCATGCTCACCAGGTCAGCTCGCCCCAGGTCGGGCTGACCGGACATCAGGACTTGTCGCTGTTCGCGGCCACCCGGTCGGCGACCATCGTGGTGAACTCGCCGACCGTCATCAGCGCCAGCTTCTCCGACTCGTCGTCGGCGAACTTCACGGCGTAGCGGTCCTCGACGCGGACCGCCAGGTCGGCCAGGGCCAGCGACTCCAGGTCGACGCCGGAGGGGCCGAGCGTGGTGTCGTCGTCGAGCTCCTCCACGTCGTAGTTCATGTCGGCGAGCTGTTCGACGACGAAGGTGCGGACCTCGTCTCGCATGGGTTCAGACCTCTTCTCCGTGTACCGGCTGACGGTGCCCGGTCGGGACACCGTGTGCGTGTGAACCGGCGGGGTCGGGCGCGCGGGTGGCGCGTTGCCCGGCCGGTCCGGGGCGGGATTCGGGGTGGACCGGACGTCCGGTGGGCGTCCGGCGGGTGTGCGGCTCGTACAGCGGGCCGGTCACGACGCCGCATCCCGCAGCGCCGGGACGGACCGGACCAGCTTTCCGGTGGTGGTGCGGGGCATCTGGTCGAGCAGGCGCAGCGTGCGGGGACGCTTGAAGCCGGCCAGCCGCTCGGCGATCAGCTTGTCGAGCGTGTCCTCGGTCAGAGAGCGGTCGGTCTGGACGTACGCGGTGATGCCGTCGTCCCACACCACGACCGCGGCGACGACGCCGGGCAGGCCGGCGACCGTGGCCTCCACCTCGGTCAGGTCGACCTTCAAGCCGCCCACCGACACCTGCGAGTCCAGCCGGCCCTTGATGGTGACCAGGCCCGTGTCCGGGTCGACCACGCCGGCGTCGCGGGTGTGCAGCCAGCCGTCGGCCCACCGGGTCGGGTCGGCCAGTCCGACGTACGGGTTGGCCGGGCAGCTCACCCACAGCTCGCCGTCGCGCTCGCGTACCTCGATGCCCGGGGCGGGCGCGATGGCGGGCCGGTGCCGCCCGTACAGGTCGGTGCCGATGACGCCGACCTCGGTCATCCCGTACATGTTGCCCAGCGGGACGCCGTAGCGGCCGGTGAACGCGTCCGCCACGGCCGCGGGCACCAGCTCGCCGCCTGTGGTCATGCGCTTGAGCTGGGGCAGCGGCCCGGCCGGTGTGGTGGAGGCGAGCAGCCCGATGTGGAACGGGACGCCGAGCACAGTGGCCGGGGTGTCCTGGGCGGCGACGGCGGCGAGGATCGCGTCGCCGCTGAGCCGTTCCGGCGGGCACAGCTCGACGCCGGCGTGCAGCCCGTAGAGCAGGCCGCCGACCAGGCCGAGCACGTGCACCATGCTGGGGAGCAGGATGATCCGCTCGCCGGGCAGCGCGACGCCGTCGATGCGGGTGTAGCGGTGCACCTCGGCGACCAGGTCGGCGGCGGTGCGGCCGATCACCTTGGACGGTCCGGTGGAGCCGGAGCTGAGCTGGATCACCGCGTGCGGGCTGCCCGCCGGGCGGTCGGAGTACGCGCTGACCCCCGCGGTGACGTCGACGAAGATCCGCAGCGCGCCGCCGCCGGTTCGTACCGGGGCGACCACCACCTGCGGGCCGAGCCGGCGCAGCGCCTGGTCGACCTCGTGGTCGGTGAGCCGGTGGTCGAGCAGCACCGCCTGGGCGCCGGTACGCCAGGTGGCGAGCAGGTGCGCCACGTACGCCAGCGAGGGCGGCAGGCGCAGCGCGGCGGCGCCTCCGGCGCGCAGCCCGGCCCCGGCGAGCCGGTCCTGCGCCTCGCCGACGAGCCGGCGCAGCGTGCCCTTGTCGACCGGTTCGGGCAGGCGCAGGCAGACGTCGGTGTCGCGGCCGGTGAACAGGATGTCGTCCACCCAGTCCACCGTCGTCGAGGCAGGATCTTCCGCCACGGGATGTGCAGTCACGACCAGCCACCGTTCCACTGAGGAACTGGGCGGATCCGCCCAGCGGGTACGTCGTTCGGGGTATGGCGGAACCCTACGACGCCCCTCTTCTGCATCGCCAGATGCAAATGGCTAGATCCAAAACAGCGGCTGGGTGGATTGCTCAGGCTCGATCGGACAGGCAGGATCGGGGCCACGCCGGCAAGGTAGTCCGCCGGCCGCCGGATGCTGTCCTCCAGCTCAACCCGGCACCCACCCACCTGCCGGGCGGACGGCGTAGTCCGCGAGCGCGGGTGCGAGGGCGTCGAAGGCGACGTGCGCGTAGCCGGTGACGGCCCGCGCGATGTCGTCGTCGCCCTGCCCGGCGATGGTGCGGCGCATGGTCTCCTCGAACAGCAGCCGATGGATGCCGGCCAGCTGCGCGGCGGCGACCCGGGGCAGGATGTCGTCCTCGCGGCTCCCGGTCTCCTCGGCCAGGGCGGCGGCCAGGGCCTTCTCCCGGTCGTCGTGGAACTCGCGCAGACGGGTCACCAGCGCCGGACTGGCGGCGATCATCCGGGCGAACGCGGAACCGGAGAACCCGATGACCGGGTCGTGGGCGGCCACCGCCGCGAGGTAGGCGCGGCGCAGCGCCGCCAGCGCCGACTCGCCGGGCTCGCGCTCCCGGACGACGGTGGCCAGCTGCCGCACGAACTCGTCGTGCATGTCCAGCGCCAGATCCTCCTTCCGAGGGAAGTAGTTGGTGACGGTCATCTTGGACACCTGCGCGGCGGCGGCCACCTCGGCGATCGTCACGTTGTCGAAGCCACGTTCGAGGAACAGGCGGGTGGCCTGACCCGAGATGTTCTCCCTGGTCTGGCGCTTCTTCAAGGCCCGGAGGCCGGTGCTCTGCGCGGTCACGCCCCCCACCATACCTGGTACGAACCAAAAATTGTTCTTGACATGTTTTTAGGTTGGGCCTAACTTTAGGTCGTACCGGCGAACAGCCGGCACGGAAGGGAGCCCGACATGCCCGCCCACACCCGCGACATCGCCGCCGGCAAGCCCCGCCGCCCGCACCTCGCTCCGGCGCGCCGGCCGCACGTCCCCGTGGTCGCCCCCCGGCGCCAGCCCCGCCGGATCCCCGGCCGCCGCTGACCCGCCGCCCGTCCCGAGCCCCGCACCGTCCCGGAAGGAGCACGCCTCATGCTCGCCACCACCCCTGCAGCCGCCGGCCACACCACCGACGCGGTGGCCGCCTACCTCCGGACGATCGGACGAACGCCGCTGCTCACCGCCGAGCAGGAGACGCGCCTCGGCGCCCGAATCGAGGCCGGCGCCCTGGCGCAGCGGCGGTTGGACGACGACGGCGACCGGGTCGGCGCGGCCGAGCAGGACCGGCTGCGGCGACTCGTCGCCGACGGGCGTCGCGCCCGGCACCACATGATCGAAGCCAACCTCCGGCTGGTTGTCTCGGTCGCGAAACGGTACGCGCTCGCCGGCCGGCTGCCGCTGCTCGACCTGATTCAGGAAGGCACCATCGGCCTGATGCGGGCGGTCGAGAAGTTCGACCACCGGCGTGGACTGAAGTTCTCGACGTACGCGACCTGGTGGATCAAGCAGGCGATCGGCCGGGCCCTCACCGACCAGAGCCGCACAATCCGCCTGCCGGCGCACCTGGTCGAGGTGCTCAACCGGGTGAACCGGACCCGCCGCACGCTCGCGGGCGAACTCGACCGGGAGCCGACGCCCGCTGAGGTCGCCGCCCGGGTCGAGGTGCCCGCCGAAAAGGTGGAACTGCTGCTGCGGCACGACCGCGAGCCGGTCTCGCTGCACACGCCGGTCGCCGGGGCTGCCGGCACGACCGAGCTGGGCGACCTCCTCCCCGACGAGGCACCGGGCCCGGCCGGCGTCGTGGTGTCCTCCTGGCGGCGCCGCTACCTGGACGAGGTGCTCGGCACCCTGTCGGAGCGCGAGGCGGCCGTCATCTGCCAGCGGTACGGCCTCGACGACGACCGGCCGAGCACGCTCGACGAGATCGGCACGAGGATCGGGCTGACCCGGGAGCGGGTCCGCCAGATCGAGAGCCAGGCGCTGCGGAAGCTGCGCCACCCCACCCGCGCCCGCGTCCTGGCCGACCTGCACGCCTGAGCCGGCGTCAAGACCGCACACCGACCGTCCCACCAGGAGGCCGACCGATGACACCCGACCCCCGCACCGTCCACCCGCTGCCCGCCTTCGACCGCGTGGTGTTCCTCAAACCACTGGTGACGTCACCGAAGATCGTCGTGGGTGACTACACCTACTACGACGATCCTGACGACGCGACCGGCTTCGAGCACCGCAACGTCCTGTACGCCTATGGACCGGAACGGCTGGTCATCGGTAAGTACTGCGCGATCGCCTCCGGCACCCGATTCCTGATGGCCGGCGCGGCCCATCCCGGCATGGGCGTGTCCACGTACCCGTTCACCATGTTCGGCGGCGAGTGGGCCGAGCAGACCCTCGACATCGTCACCGCCATGCCGAGCCGCGGCGACACCGTCGTCGGGAACGACGTCTGGTTCGGCTTCGGATCCGTGGTCATGCCGGGCGTGCGGATCGGCGACGGCGCCGTCATCGCAACCGGCGCGGTGGTCACCGCCGACGTGCCGCCCTACACGATCGTCGGCGGCAATCCCGCCCGGCCGATCCGGCAACGCTTCGACGACGCCGACATCGTGCGGCTCCGCCACGCCGCCTGGTGGGACTGGCCCACCGGCCTCGTCACCGCGCACGCCCGCACGATCATGGCCGGCACACCCGCCGAGATCGCCCGGATCGCCGCCGAGCACGGCGTGGAACAGCCCGGGTGAGACCGCCGGCCGGCGACGCGCACCCCGGACGGCCGGGCCGCAGGGACGGATTCACCGGCGCCGGCACCGGGCACGGAGGTGCCCGGTGGACACCACCGGTCCGCCCCGAACGAGCGGAGGCGTCATGCGCTGGCAATACCTGGTCCTGCCCCTCGTG
It includes:
- a CDS encoding beta-ketoacyl-[acyl-carrier-protein] synthase family protein — translated: MTAVITGMGLFTPAGRGVADTFDALITGRSGLRRPPEGHPAAGSLEVAGVLPDIDPRSVASGPETKVLDRVVLLALITAAEALADAGIEVGRDVDPERIAVIVGGVGGMSTLEGQVLARAARGRAAVSPYLLTGILPNMPSARIAIAHGIRGYSSSVGTACASGAQAVADGVRLIRSGEADVVVCGASEAPLFGTFADTFGNARALARGWDEPTEASRPFDKRRNGFVLAEGAALLVLERAGHADGRGVRGYAEVAGFGANTDAYHPTAPRPDGAGAAACMRRALAAGGVGPADVGYVNAHGTGTKLGDIAETTALAEVFGTGGVPVSSTKALTGHLLGASGVLEAAATALALDSGLLPPTYHLDDPDPECEADHVRAVPRPTRAGHALTNSFGFGGQNVSLLLRRLSGPARRAATPAAG
- the hppD gene encoding 4-hydroxyphenylpyruvate dioxygenase — translated: MTINGIDHLELYVGDARQAAFYFDNAVGFRLCGQGGPETGLDGQRSLLLAQAGIRLLLTTGLSAEHPAATYVHRHGDGIAVVALAVDDAAGAYAELVDRGATALSPPRTFTGADAEVVVAEVGGFGDVVHRLVERRGDPGVFLPGAIEPVTAPDGTDTLLAEVDHLAICVPPGQLDETVAHYEKVFGFADIFTEHIEVAGQAMNSKVVQSPSGTVTFVLLEPDTGARPGQIEDFLRWHAGAGVQHLGLRTDDIVTAVGALAGRGVRFASTPGAYYDGLEQRVGRLDAPVDRLRELSILVDSDHDGQLLQIFTESMHVRRTLFLELIERRGARTFGSGNIKALYEAKERELAAAGATPGVAAGGVGA
- a CDS encoding phytanoyl-CoA dioxygenase family protein, coding for MTTIDPGLTAEEEALLPSDEDVRHYAEHGWYLSKKLLTDDEVDELVAATDSYYAGDRDRRLPVRPPKLAYWEPSKGDVQRHNDYVHHEHDGIARILRKPLIGAVAARLARAAEIRIFQSTLIWKPPIAGEPSNIVPWHFDKHYWASSSSENMLTAFIPFHDCGEEMGTITMVDGSHRWREIGADDTVVRHFADRDRDQLEVMLAENAAYNGAEIRKIPMVIPKGHMSFHHCRTYHGSGANVSGRPRRAVSLHLQDGDNAWREYPLSDGTLAAYNHDVLVRRTHEGRPDYADPDYCPVIWRDRAQQGG
- a CDS encoding thiamine pyrophosphate-dependent dehydrogenase E1 component subunit alpha encodes the protein MTGSDPLRLYRTVRLIRRFEERAIELVRAGEIVGGIHPYLGQEGIAAGVCAALDREDLVTGTHRGHGHVLAKGADPARMLAELCGRVTGLNRGRGGSMHAADFGVGVLGANAIVGAAGAILTGAVWERRRRGADIVGATFFGDGAVNEGMLLEAFNLAALWRIPVLFVCENNGYATTMPVDGAVAGTIAGRAAAFGMPAATVDGQDPEAVREVTAAAVARMRAGGGPELVEARTYRFDAHHTFEHQVRLDYRPPEEVAEGRSRDPVDIAGARLDPAVRAEVDAAVEAELDAAVDYALAGPHPDPATALDHLYASGLTARTGGG
- a CDS encoding DUF3050 domain-containing protein; amino-acid sequence: MSRYDWGKTHPGIERLERAVTERRDVVVKHPLYANLDTHDALVTFMEHHVFAVWDFMSLLKSLQRQLTCVTVPWIPTGPTGSRRLINDIVMVEESDELGDGYISHFELYVQGMTEAGADTTAVNKLVDLLRDGTPVTEALGAAGVPAASAAFAGTTWRIIETTPVHCQAAAFAFGREDLIPEMFTQVVAVNERSNRLNKFVDYLERHIEVDGEQHTPMAMQMLADLCGDDDTKWQECADTVNAALAARARLWDDILAAVKEGRPA